One Arthrobacter sp. StoSoilB19 DNA window includes the following coding sequences:
- the rho gene encoding transcription termination factor Rho has protein sequence MTETTELSPAVEHSTSAAESPAATAKSSGLAGLKLAQLQALASQLGISGGSRMRKGDLVSAISAHRAGTLTAKAPAKAAAKATESAVAPAAAAPASAPEAPAAEAPAAEGTRARGRGRSRRAVSDGVVSPATEAPLVETPAAPAGATVEAPSAAPAETAEATEGAPERRQPRTRNRRRSEAAAAVQEAPAETPAEQPATEQRSTEQRSTEQRSTEQRTEAPATEAGDAGQRTERREGGRTRGRDNTSRDSDGGRDNSGSRDAGQREGAQREGARDNRDNDDSDGGSRRNRRNRRDRNDRNDRSGGQDRDNSRNDRFRDRNDRRRGRNQGPDVDDVEITEDDVLLPVAGILDVLENYAFIRTSGYLPGPNDVYVSLAQVKKYNLRKGDAVVGAIRAPRDGEDRSQQSARQKFNALVRVTSVNGKTPEELKDRVEFAKLVPLYPSERLRLETDPKKIGPRVIDLVAPIGKGQRGLIVSPPKAGKTLILQSIANAITTNNPEVHLMMVLVDERPEEVTDMQRTVKGEVIASTFDRPADDHTTVAELSIERAKRLVEMGMDVVVLLDSMTRLGRAYNLAAPASGRILSGGVDSAALYPPKRFFGAARNIENGGSLTILATALVETGSKMDEVIFEEFKGTGNMELRLSRQLADKRIFPAVDVNASGTRREENLLSPEEVKIMWKLRRVLSGLETQQSLELLTNKIRETQSNVEFLMQVQKTTLGAKSDNDK, from the coding sequence GTGACCGAAACCACTGAGCTGTCGCCAGCTGTGGAACACTCAACTTCTGCTGCCGAATCACCGGCCGCAACCGCCAAGAGCAGCGGCCTTGCCGGCCTGAAGCTCGCCCAGCTGCAGGCTCTCGCCAGCCAGCTCGGTATCTCGGGTGGATCCCGCATGCGCAAGGGGGACCTGGTCTCGGCCATTTCCGCCCACCGTGCCGGAACACTCACTGCCAAGGCCCCCGCAAAGGCTGCGGCAAAGGCTACGGAATCCGCCGTGGCCCCGGCCGCAGCTGCACCGGCTTCCGCTCCGGAGGCCCCGGCCGCCGAAGCTCCCGCCGCGGAAGGCACCCGTGCCCGTGGACGCGGCCGCAGCCGCCGCGCCGTCAGTGACGGCGTGGTTTCCCCGGCAACCGAAGCTCCCCTTGTGGAAACCCCCGCCGCACCTGCCGGCGCCACCGTCGAGGCGCCGTCGGCCGCCCCTGCGGAAACTGCGGAGGCCACTGAAGGCGCCCCTGAGCGCCGCCAGCCGCGCACCCGCAACCGCCGCCGCAGCGAAGCCGCTGCCGCCGTCCAGGAAGCCCCGGCCGAGACCCCGGCAGAACAGCCCGCCACGGAACAGCGTTCAACCGAGCAGCGTTCAACGGAGCAGCGTTCAACCGAGCAGCGCACCGAAGCCCCCGCAACCGAAGCAGGCGACGCCGGCCAGCGCACCGAACGCCGTGAAGGCGGCCGCACCCGCGGCCGTGACAACACCTCCCGCGACTCGGACGGCGGCCGTGACAACAGCGGCAGCCGCGACGCCGGCCAGCGTGAAGGTGCCCAGCGTGAAGGTGCCCGGGACAACCGCGACAACGATGACAGCGACGGCGGAAGCCGCCGCAACCGCCGTAACCGCCGCGACCGGAACGACCGCAACGACCGCTCCGGTGGCCAGGACCGGGACAACTCCCGCAACGACCGCTTCCGCGACCGCAACGACCGCCGCCGTGGCCGCAACCAGGGCCCGGACGTGGACGACGTCGAAATCACCGAAGACGACGTGCTGCTGCCCGTCGCCGGCATCCTGGACGTCCTGGAGAACTACGCGTTTATCCGCACCTCCGGCTACCTGCCGGGCCCGAACGACGTCTACGTCTCCCTCGCCCAGGTCAAGAAGTACAACCTGCGCAAGGGCGACGCCGTGGTCGGCGCCATCCGTGCACCGCGTGACGGCGAGGACCGCAGCCAGCAGTCCGCCCGCCAGAAGTTCAACGCCCTTGTCCGCGTCACTTCCGTCAATGGCAAGACGCCTGAGGAACTCAAGGACCGCGTCGAATTCGCCAAGCTCGTCCCGCTGTACCCCTCCGAGCGCCTGCGCCTCGAGACGGACCCCAAGAAGATCGGCCCCCGCGTCATTGACCTGGTGGCCCCGATCGGCAAGGGTCAGCGCGGCCTGATTGTTTCGCCGCCCAAGGCCGGCAAGACGCTCATCCTGCAGTCCATCGCCAACGCCATCACCACCAACAACCCTGAGGTCCACCTCATGATGGTGCTGGTGGACGAACGTCCCGAAGAAGTCACGGACATGCAGCGCACCGTCAAGGGTGAGGTCATCGCCTCCACCTTCGACCGTCCCGCCGACGACCACACCACTGTGGCCGAACTCTCCATCGAACGCGCCAAGCGCCTCGTGGAGATGGGCATGGACGTGGTGGTCCTCCTGGACTCCATGACCCGCCTGGGCCGCGCCTACAACCTGGCAGCACCGGCCTCCGGCCGCATCCTGTCCGGTGGTGTGGACTCCGCAGCCCTCTACCCGCCCAAGCGCTTCTTCGGTGCCGCCCGCAACATCGAAAACGGCGGCTCGCTGACCATCCTGGCCACCGCCCTCGTGGAGACCGGATCCAAGATGGACGAGGTCATCTTCGAAGAGTTCAAGGGCACCGGCAACATGGAGCTCCGCCTGTCCCGCCAGCTGGCCGACAAGCGCATCTTCCCCGCCGTGGACGTCAACGCGTCCGGCACCCGCCGCGAGGAAAACCTGCTTTCCCCCGAGGAAGTCAAGATCATGTGGAAGCTGCGCCGCGTCCTCTCCGGACTCGAGACCCAGCAGAGCCTTGAACTGCTCACCAACAAGATCCGGGAAACCCAGAGCAACGTCGAGTTCCTCATGCAGGTCCAGAAGACGACGCTTGGTGCGAAGTCGGATAACGACAAGTAG
- the thrB gene encoding homoserine kinase, with protein sequence MDTTSQATVGLHLIEPGQRVSVRVPATSANLGPGYDSLGLALALHDTLTVESLDTDELVFELRGEGADTLPRDASHLVVRAMDAAFERLGYRHGGLRVVADNVNPHGRGLGSSASAVVAAVSAANAMVPAGDQRGKDWILQLTSELEGHPDNVAPAIFGGLALSWQDSEQYSSTSATVATSVIPIVAVPDYELSTEAARALLPASVGHHAAAMNSGRAALLIHALTQNPEFLLPGTEDYLHQSYRADAMRPSAALIGALRKAGYAAVVSGAGPTVLVLANGEDQAGKALAFIKAYTAENTPDIGWRVLKLAVDVEGAKVELHRR encoded by the coding sequence TTGGACACCACCTCGCAGGCCACTGTCGGACTGCACCTGATCGAGCCCGGGCAGCGCGTCAGCGTCCGGGTGCCCGCCACCAGCGCCAACCTCGGTCCGGGCTACGACAGCCTGGGGCTCGCTCTGGCCCTGCATGACACCCTCACCGTGGAAAGCCTCGACACGGATGAACTCGTGTTTGAGCTCCGCGGCGAGGGCGCGGACACTTTGCCGCGGGATGCCAGCCACCTGGTGGTCCGCGCCATGGACGCGGCCTTCGAGCGGCTGGGCTACCGGCACGGCGGACTGCGGGTGGTTGCGGACAACGTCAACCCGCACGGCCGGGGGCTGGGCTCATCCGCGTCAGCGGTGGTGGCCGCAGTTTCGGCTGCAAATGCCATGGTGCCGGCCGGGGACCAGCGCGGAAAGGATTGGATCCTCCAGCTCACCAGTGAACTGGAGGGCCATCCGGACAACGTGGCACCCGCCATCTTCGGCGGCCTGGCGCTGTCATGGCAGGACAGTGAGCAGTACAGCAGCACCAGTGCCACGGTGGCCACGTCCGTCATCCCCATCGTGGCGGTACCTGACTACGAACTCTCCACCGAGGCAGCCCGCGCCCTGTTGCCGGCATCTGTGGGACACCACGCTGCCGCCATGAACTCCGGCCGGGCGGCGCTGCTGATCCACGCGCTGACGCAGAACCCCGAATTCCTGCTGCCGGGCACCGAGGACTACCTGCACCAGAGCTACCGCGCGGACGCCATGCGGCCCAGTGCCGCGTTGATCGGCGCACTCCGCAAAGCGGGCTACGCGGCCGTGGTTTCCGGTGCCGGGCCCACCGTCCTGGTGCTGGCAAACGGTGAAGACCAGGCAGGCAAGGCCCTCGCCTTCATCAAGGCCTACACGGCGGAGAACACGCCGGACATCGGCTGGCGCGTCCTGAAGCTCGCAGTGGACGTTGAAGGTGCTAAGGTTGAACTGCACCGGCGGTAA
- the thrC gene encoding threonine synthase has product MAHQWRGVIREYADRLPVTESTRVITLGEGGTPLVHAQKLSELTGSEVYLKVEGMNPTGSFKDRGMTMAMTAAVASGAKAVVCASTGNTSASAAAYATAAGLKCAVLVPEGKISMGKLSQAIAHGATLLQVDGNFDNCLDIARKLGESYPVFLVNSVNPARIQGQKTGAFEVVDALGDAPDIHVLPVGNAGNITAYWKGYKEYSAPFESDTAGTLPAVATRTPAMWGFQAAGAAPFVAGHPITEPDTIATAIRIGNPASWDGAVGARDESGGLIDAVTDEEILNAHRWLSAREGVFVEPGSAAGVAGLLKKHAAGEVPSGKTIVITVTGHGLKDPQWALRTEDGSEVQPVKVPNDVVTVAAELGLEEK; this is encoded by the coding sequence GTGGCTCACCAATGGCGCGGCGTCATCCGCGAATACGCTGACCGTCTGCCCGTGACGGAGTCCACCCGGGTGATCACCCTGGGGGAGGGCGGCACCCCGCTGGTCCACGCGCAGAAGCTCTCAGAACTCACCGGTTCCGAGGTCTACCTGAAAGTGGAGGGGATGAACCCCACCGGGTCCTTCAAGGACCGGGGCATGACCATGGCCATGACCGCGGCGGTAGCCTCCGGTGCGAAGGCCGTTGTGTGTGCGTCCACCGGCAACACGTCCGCTTCAGCCGCTGCCTACGCAACCGCCGCCGGCCTGAAGTGCGCCGTCCTGGTGCCCGAGGGCAAGATCTCCATGGGCAAGCTGAGCCAGGCGATCGCCCATGGCGCCACCCTCCTGCAGGTGGATGGCAACTTCGACAACTGCCTGGACATCGCCCGCAAGCTGGGGGAGTCGTACCCCGTCTTCCTGGTCAACTCCGTCAACCCTGCCCGCATCCAGGGCCAGAAGACCGGCGCCTTCGAAGTGGTCGATGCCCTGGGCGACGCACCGGACATCCACGTCCTGCCCGTGGGCAATGCCGGCAACATCACGGCATACTGGAAGGGCTACAAGGAGTATTCAGCCCCCTTCGAATCCGACACGGCCGGCACCCTGCCCGCCGTCGCCACCAGGACGCCCGCCATGTGGGGCTTCCAGGCAGCCGGGGCAGCACCGTTCGTGGCGGGCCACCCGATCACCGAGCCGGACACCATCGCCACGGCCATCCGCATCGGAAACCCCGCTTCCTGGGACGGGGCCGTAGGGGCACGTGACGAATCCGGTGGACTCATCGATGCCGTCACCGACGAGGAAATCCTGAACGCCCACCGCTGGCTGTCGGCCAGGGAAGGCGTGTTCGTGGAGCCCGGCTCCGCTGCCGGCGTGGCGGGCCTGCTCAAGAAGCACGCCGCCGGCGAGGTTCCCAGCGGCAAGACCATCGTCATCACCGTCACCGGGCACGGCCTGAAGGACCCCCAGTGGGCCCTGCGCACGGAAGACGGCAGCGAAGTCCAGCCCGTCAAGGTACCGAATGACGTGGTTACTGTCGCCGCTGAGCTGGGACTGGAAGAAAAATAG
- a CDS encoding homoserine dehydrogenase translates to MTEMRTLKVALLGCGNVGAQVARILLEDADALAARTGARLQLSGIAVRNVNAPRDVDLPQELFTTDADTLVKDADLVIELMGGIEPARTLILSALRNGACVVTGNKALLAQDGPTLYEEADKAHVQLSYEAAVAGAIPILRPIRDSLSGDRITRVLGIVNGTTNFILDQMDSTGAQFADALAEAQRLGYAEADPTADVEGHDAAAKAAILASLSFHTRFALENVHCEGITNVSAADIAAAKDAGFVIKLLAIAEKLTDANGEEGVSVRVHPTLLPREHPLAAVRGAFNAVFIEAENAGELMFYGQGAGGTPTASAVMGDLVSAARRLVLGGPQRTETTTGHVPALPIEAATTSYYIGLDVADQPGVLARIAQLFAEHGVSIEIMRQTIHRDAESNVESAELRIVTHRASEAALAATVQAVKGLDVINSVTSVLRVEGV, encoded by the coding sequence ATGACGGAAATGCGAACGCTGAAAGTAGCCCTGCTGGGCTGTGGCAACGTTGGGGCCCAGGTTGCGCGGATCCTCCTTGAGGACGCCGATGCCCTTGCCGCCCGGACAGGTGCCCGCCTGCAGCTCAGCGGCATCGCCGTGCGCAACGTCAACGCCCCGCGCGACGTTGACCTGCCGCAGGAGCTCTTCACCACCGACGCCGACACCCTGGTCAAGGACGCCGACCTGGTCATCGAACTGATGGGCGGCATCGAACCGGCCCGCACCCTGATCCTCTCCGCCCTGCGCAACGGCGCGTGCGTCGTGACGGGCAACAAGGCGCTCCTGGCCCAGGACGGCCCCACCCTCTACGAAGAGGCTGACAAGGCCCACGTCCAGCTCTCCTACGAAGCTGCCGTGGCCGGTGCCATTCCCATCCTCCGCCCCATCCGCGACAGCCTCTCGGGCGACCGGATCACCCGGGTGCTGGGCATCGTCAACGGCACCACCAACTTCATCCTTGACCAGATGGATTCCACCGGTGCCCAGTTCGCGGACGCCCTCGCCGAGGCCCAGCGCCTTGGCTACGCGGAAGCCGACCCCACGGCCGACGTCGAAGGCCACGACGCCGCCGCCAAGGCCGCCATCCTGGCCTCGCTCTCCTTCCACACCCGCTTCGCCCTGGAGAACGTCCACTGCGAGGGAATCACCAACGTCAGCGCTGCCGACATCGCCGCGGCGAAGGACGCCGGCTTCGTGATCAAGCTGCTGGCCATCGCGGAGAAGCTGACCGACGCCAATGGTGAGGAAGGCGTGTCCGTCCGTGTCCACCCCACCCTCCTGCCGCGCGAACATCCGCTGGCCGCGGTCCGCGGTGCCTTCAACGCCGTGTTCATCGAAGCGGAAAACGCCGGCGAGCTGATGTTCTACGGCCAGGGCGCCGGGGGAACCCCCACGGCGTCTGCCGTTATGGGCGATCTCGTGTCGGCCGCCCGCCGGCTGGTCCTGGGCGGACCCCAGCGCACGGAAACCACCACCGGCCACGTCCCGGCGCTGCCCATCGAAGCGGCCACCACCAGCTACTACATCGGCCTGGATGTTGCAGACCAGCCCGGTGTGCTTGCCCGGATCGCCCAGCTGTTCGCCGAGCACGGCGTCTCCATCGAAATCATGCGGCAGACCATCCACCGGGATGCGGAATCCAACGTGGAGTCGGCCGAACTGCGGATTGTCACCCACCGCGCATCAGAGGCTGCCCTTGCAGCCACCGTCCAGGCCGTAAAGGGCCTGGACGTCATCAATTCAGTTACATCCGTTCTGCGGGTAGAAGGAGTCTAA
- the lysA gene encoding diaminopimelate decarboxylase, with protein MTHTAAQASPLAPEWLTVPDDLNALHEPMWARDVARNGDGELSIDGIPVSELQRQYGTPLFVMSENDFRARARAFSDAFNDAFADICGGVDVYYAGKSFLCTAVVRWVEEEGLRLDTASGGELAVAHRAGIPGADVALHGNNKSDGEIHRALDMGLGRIVVDSLAELHRVGTIAEARGEQAKVMLRLTPGVHAHTHEFIATAHEDQKFGLSMAADTTDEAGISAAEEAVAAATAHPGIELLGLHCHIGSQIFEPDGFALAAEKLLRFLAAMQEKYSITLPELDLGGGYGIAYTPVDTPRPAAEIATAMAAVVRSTCAELGIDAPRISIEPGRAIVGSTTFTLYEVGTVKTVRVDAPAASADGDAGNNVTYPRRYVSVDGGMSDNARPVLYDADYSAVLASRTSGAAPQLSRVVGKHCESGDIVVRDVYLPEDVAAGDLLAVPGTGAYCWALSSNYNYLARPGVVAVRDGSSRLIVRGETEEDLLNRDMGA; from the coding sequence GTGACGCACACAGCAGCCCAGGCTTCTCCGCTTGCCCCGGAGTGGCTCACGGTTCCGGACGACCTCAATGCCCTCCACGAACCGATGTGGGCCCGCGACGTGGCACGCAACGGGGACGGCGAACTCAGCATTGACGGCATCCCCGTCAGCGAGCTTCAGCGGCAGTACGGCACCCCGCTTTTCGTGATGAGCGAGAACGACTTCCGTGCCCGGGCCAGGGCATTCAGCGACGCCTTTAACGATGCCTTTGCCGATATTTGCGGGGGAGTGGACGTCTACTACGCCGGAAAGTCGTTCCTCTGCACCGCGGTGGTCCGCTGGGTGGAAGAGGAAGGGCTGCGCCTGGACACCGCCTCGGGCGGCGAACTCGCCGTGGCCCACCGGGCCGGAATTCCCGGCGCGGACGTCGCGCTGCACGGCAACAACAAGTCCGACGGCGAAATCCACCGGGCCCTGGACATGGGACTGGGCCGGATCGTGGTGGACAGCCTGGCCGAACTCCACAGGGTGGGCACCATCGCCGAGGCCCGCGGTGAACAGGCCAAGGTCATGCTTCGGCTGACTCCCGGCGTGCACGCCCACACCCACGAGTTCATCGCCACTGCCCACGAGGACCAGAAGTTCGGCCTCTCCATGGCAGCCGACACCACTGACGAGGCCGGGATCTCGGCCGCCGAGGAAGCAGTGGCGGCGGCCACAGCCCATCCCGGCATCGAACTGCTGGGCCTGCACTGCCACATTGGGTCGCAGATCTTCGAACCGGACGGTTTCGCGCTGGCCGCCGAGAAGCTCCTTCGCTTCCTGGCCGCCATGCAGGAAAAATACTCCATCACCCTGCCGGAACTGGACCTCGGGGGCGGATACGGGATTGCCTACACCCCGGTGGACACCCCGCGCCCCGCCGCTGAAATCGCCACGGCGATGGCCGCCGTCGTGCGTTCCACCTGCGCCGAGCTGGGCATTGACGCGCCCCGCATCTCCATCGAGCCCGGGCGCGCCATCGTGGGCAGCACCACGTTCACCCTTTACGAGGTGGGCACCGTGAAGACGGTCCGCGTGGATGCCCCTGCGGCTTCCGCGGACGGTGACGCGGGCAACAACGTTACGTATCCCCGCCGGTATGTTTCGGTTGACGGTGGCATGAGCGATAACGCCCGGCCAGTGCTGTACGACGCGGATTATTCGGCCGTTCTGGCCTCGCGGACGTCCGGCGCGGCGCCGCAGCTGTCCCGCGTGGTGGGCAAACATTGCGAGAGCGGCGACATAGTTGTTAGAGATGTATATCTGCCCGAGGACGTGGCAGCCGGTGATCTGCTTGCTGTACCGGGAACCGGCGCCTACTGCTGGGCCCTCTCGAGCAACTACAACTATCTGGCCCGGCCGGGCGTTGTCGCGGTGCGCGACGGATCTTCCCGGCTGATTGTCCGCGGGGAAACCGAAGAAGACCTGCTGAACCGCGACATGGGAGCCTGA
- the argS gene encoding arginine--tRNA ligase, producing the protein MTPEELSLAISACLKDAVAAGDIDLAASAIPAEVRVERPKNRDHGDWATNIALQLAKQAGTNPREFATLLSSRLKTIDGVSAVDIAGPGFLNITVDAAAAGALAKVIVEAGGDYGTNTALAGHTVNMEFVSANPTGPLHIGHTRWAALGDSIARVLRASGADVTAEYYINDAGSQMNTFATSVYNRLHGLPVPDGGYPGQYIADLGHEVLTAHPDIRELTEVAALPVIRAAAYEAQMKDIKATLADFGVEFDVFFSEQELHDAGAIESAVARLREQGHVFDDGGAVWLRTTDFGDDKDRVMVRANGEPTYFAADAAYYLSKKDRGFTEKIYLLGADHHGYINRLKAIAAAAGDDPEVNIEVLIGQLVSVNGAKLSKRAGNIIELKDLIEWLGKDAVRYSLARFPADSPLTLDPDLLKKHSNENPVFYVQYAHARSRGAARNAVAAGVDRSAFDASLLDHATENELLSYLGSYPSIVAKAAELREPHRVARHLEAIAGAYHRWYDACRIAPMGDEPVTDLNRTRLWLNDATSQVLANGLDLLGVSAPERM; encoded by the coding sequence GTGACTCCCGAAGAACTTTCCCTCGCCATATCCGCCTGCCTCAAAGACGCCGTCGCCGCCGGTGATATTGACCTTGCGGCGTCAGCCATTCCGGCTGAGGTGCGCGTGGAGCGGCCCAAGAACCGGGACCACGGCGACTGGGCCACCAACATTGCCCTCCAACTCGCCAAGCAGGCGGGTACCAACCCGCGCGAATTCGCCACCCTCCTCAGCAGCCGGTTGAAGACCATCGACGGCGTCTCCGCCGTCGACATCGCCGGCCCTGGCTTCCTGAACATCACGGTGGACGCCGCGGCCGCCGGCGCCCTGGCAAAGGTCATTGTCGAGGCCGGCGGGGACTACGGCACCAACACGGCGCTCGCCGGGCACACCGTCAACATGGAGTTCGTGTCCGCAAACCCCACCGGGCCGCTGCACATCGGGCACACCCGCTGGGCCGCCCTGGGCGATTCCATCGCCCGCGTGCTGCGGGCGTCCGGGGCCGACGTCACGGCCGAGTACTACATCAATGACGCCGGCTCGCAGATGAACACCTTCGCCACCTCCGTCTACAACCGGCTGCACGGCCTTCCCGTGCCGGACGGCGGCTACCCGGGACAGTACATCGCGGACCTGGGCCACGAAGTGCTCACTGCCCACCCGGACATCCGCGAGCTCACTGAAGTGGCGGCCCTGCCGGTCATCCGCGCCGCCGCCTATGAAGCGCAGATGAAGGACATCAAGGCCACCCTGGCGGACTTCGGCGTCGAGTTCGACGTCTTCTTCTCCGAACAGGAACTGCACGACGCCGGCGCCATTGAAAGTGCCGTGGCCCGCCTTCGCGAACAGGGCCACGTGTTCGACGACGGCGGGGCGGTCTGGCTGCGGACCACGGACTTTGGCGACGACAAGGACCGCGTGATGGTCCGGGCGAACGGCGAGCCCACCTACTTTGCCGCTGACGCCGCCTACTACCTGTCCAAAAAGGACCGCGGCTTCACCGAGAAGATCTACCTCCTGGGCGCCGACCACCACGGCTACATCAACCGGCTCAAGGCCATTGCCGCCGCTGCCGGTGACGACCCCGAGGTCAACATCGAGGTCCTGATCGGCCAGCTGGTGTCCGTCAACGGTGCCAAGCTGTCCAAGCGCGCCGGCAACATCATCGAACTCAAGGACCTGATCGAGTGGCTGGGCAAGGACGCCGTCCGCTACTCGCTGGCCCGGTTCCCCGCCGATTCACCGCTGACCCTTGACCCGGACCTGTTGAAGAAGCACAGCAACGAGAACCCGGTGTTCTACGTGCAGTACGCCCATGCCCGCTCGCGCGGCGCCGCACGCAATGCCGTGGCTGCGGGCGTGGACCGTTCCGCGTTCGACGCCTCGCTGCTGGACCACGCCACGGAAAACGAGCTGCTGTCCTACCTGGGCAGCTACCCGTCCATCGTGGCCAAGGCAGCAGAGCTGCGCGAACCGCACCGCGTGGCACGGCACCTTGAGGCCATCGCCGGGGCCTACCACCGCTGGTACGACGCCTGCCGCATTGCCCCCATGGGCGACGAACCCGTGACCGACCTCAACCGCACCCGTCTGTGGCTCAACGACGCCACCAGCCAGGTGCTGGCGAACGGACTCGACCTGCTGGGCGTTTCGGCGCCGGAACGGATGTGA
- a CDS encoding FMN-binding protein: MRPSTPQSPAISSAALRKGIFAGLAGLSLAGTVAGCAPSTADSTPGAAGSPSTPSAGSSALAGSGGNYRDGTYSADGNYVSPNGTETVGVQLTLAAGKVTDVQITQHPSNPNTRKFQGQFAGGIAAQVVGRNIDELNVSKVAGSSLTSGGFNQAVDKIKAEAQ, translated from the coding sequence ATGAGACCCTCCACCCCTCAAAGCCCCGCCATATCCAGCGCCGCGCTCCGCAAGGGTATCTTCGCCGGCCTTGCAGGCCTGTCCCTCGCAGGAACCGTGGCCGGCTGTGCACCATCCACGGCGGACAGCACCCCGGGCGCTGCGGGAAGCCCGTCCACTCCTTCTGCGGGTTCTTCCGCCCTGGCCGGCAGCGGCGGCAATTACAGAGACGGCACCTACAGCGCGGACGGGAACTACGTGTCACCCAACGGCACGGAAACGGTGGGCGTTCAGCTGACGCTCGCGGCGGGAAAGGTCACGGACGTGCAGATCACCCAGCACCCGTCCAATCCGAACACCCGCAAGTTCCAGGGCCAGTTCGCCGGTGGCATCGCTGCCCAGGTGGTGGGCAGGAACATCGATGAACTGAACGTTTCCAAGGTTGCAGGCTCCTCCCTGACCAGCGGAGGCTTCAACCAGGCCGTGGACAAGATCAAGGCGGAGGCGCAGTAG
- a CDS encoding FAD:protein FMN transferase: MSVTDWDHFLFQGIGTGWDITTPLPLPASLRARVLNTVEKFDADWSRFRADSLVSDLAREPGRYQFPDEAAPLGELYSLLYRVTGGAMTPLIGGSLERLGYDAAYSLRPAGPPLPAPAWESVLTWSGTVLTASAPVLLDIGAAGKGLLVDLLAADLAAAGIGAFVIDASGDLLARGAGPVSVALEHPYNPAQAIGMIYLDGRALCASAANRRAWGDGLHHVLDGTTGQPVRTAVATWALAGTAMVADALATALFFVPGATLQESFDFSWLTVFSDGSAAYSAEFEGMLFS, translated from the coding sequence GTGTCCGTCACGGACTGGGATCACTTCCTGTTCCAGGGGATCGGAACCGGCTGGGACATCACCACTCCCCTGCCGTTGCCCGCGTCCCTGCGCGCACGCGTGCTTAACACGGTTGAGAAGTTCGACGCCGACTGGTCCCGTTTCCGGGCCGACTCGCTGGTGTCGGACCTGGCACGGGAGCCGGGGCGTTATCAGTTTCCGGACGAGGCTGCTCCGCTGGGCGAGCTTTACAGCCTGCTCTACCGGGTGACCGGCGGCGCCATGACGCCGCTGATTGGCGGCAGCCTGGAGCGCCTGGGGTATGACGCAGCGTATTCGCTCCGGCCGGCCGGTCCGCCGCTGCCTGCGCCGGCCTGGGAATCGGTGCTCACGTGGTCCGGAACCGTCCTGACGGCCAGCGCCCCCGTGCTGCTGGACATCGGCGCCGCAGGCAAGGGCCTGCTGGTGGACCTCCTGGCCGCGGACCTGGCGGCCGCCGGCATCGGCGCCTTCGTCATCGACGCCAGTGGCGACCTGCTGGCCCGCGGGGCAGGACCCGTCAGCGTGGCGCTTGAACACCCCTACAACCCTGCACAGGCGATTGGGATGATCTACCTGGACGGTCGCGCCCTGTGTGCGTCGGCTGCCAACCGCCGCGCCTGGGGGGACGGACTCCACCACGTCCTGGACGGGACCACCGGGCAGCCGGTGCGGACCGCCGTCGCCACCTGGGCCTTGGCGGGGACTGCCATGGTGGCCGACGCACTCGCCACGGCCCTGTTCTTTGTTCCCGGCGCCACGCTTCAGGAAAGCTTTGATTTTTCGTGGCTGACCGTCTTTTCCGACGGCAGCGCCGCCTACTCCGCCGAATTCGAAGGGATGCTGTTCTCATGA